A single genomic interval of Granulicella tundricola MP5ACTX9 harbors:
- a CDS encoding cyanophycinase: protein MSFGWMSGMVRLSFVCSGLMASAALGQVPSHGPAKGSLLVTGGATEARDYQRLVEMAGGAKAKIVVIPNASVTKPTEQAVLQEEYCGAKSPFAAFPGAPCTVLYTNDKAVANTAAFVAPLKTATGVWFVGGRHWRIADAYLDTLTLKEFFGVLERGGVVGGGSAGATIQGSYMVRGSAVPDDNTIMMAPGHEIGFGFMTNVTFDQHVDVRHRENDMAVVIKAHPDLLCFGLDQATSITVHGDTVTVNGPKRVAVWDGKDHDGKGYYHLRTGDKLNTVTRVATVVAHPGE, encoded by the coding sequence TCGCATGGGCCGGCTAAGGGGTCTCTGCTGGTGACGGGTGGGGCTACGGAGGCTCGGGACTATCAGCGGCTGGTGGAGATGGCTGGTGGGGCGAAGGCGAAGATCGTGGTGATTCCGAATGCTTCCGTGACGAAGCCTACGGAGCAGGCGGTGCTGCAGGAGGAGTATTGCGGGGCTAAGAGTCCGTTTGCGGCGTTTCCGGGGGCGCCCTGCACGGTGCTGTATACGAACGATAAGGCGGTGGCGAATACGGCTGCGTTTGTTGCTCCGCTGAAGACTGCGACGGGGGTTTGGTTTGTGGGTGGGCGGCATTGGCGGATTGCGGATGCTTACCTGGACACGCTGACGCTGAAGGAGTTTTTTGGGGTGCTCGAGCGTGGGGGTGTTGTTGGGGGCGGGTCGGCTGGGGCTACGATTCAGGGCTCGTACATGGTGAGGGGGTCGGCGGTGCCGGATGACAACACGATCATGATGGCGCCGGGGCATGAGATCGGGTTTGGGTTTATGACGAATGTGACGTTCGATCAGCATGTGGATGTGCGGCACAGAGAGAACGATATGGCCGTCGTCATCAAGGCGCATCCGGATCTGCTTTGCTTTGGGTTGGATCAGGCTACGTCGATCACGGTGCATGGGGATACGGTGACGGTGAATGGGCCTAAGCGTGTCGCGGTTTGGGATGGGAAGGACCACGACGGGAAGGGGTATTACCATCTGCGGACGGGGGACAAGCTGAATACGGTGACCCGGGTGGCTACGGTGGTGGCGCACCCGGGGGAGTAG
- the glgA gene encoding glycogen synthase, producing the protein MRVGLMTREYPPNVYGGAGVHVEYLSLELAKKIEVEVHCWGTQNEDSGNLHVRGDEPPPQITGDTKAKFKAAIDAFALNLSQMKSLAEIDIVHTHTWYVSMAGFLAKKLYGIPFVLTTHSLEPLRAWKAEQLGSGYALSSWMERTAILDADAIIAVSNGTKADIITAYPNVDPARIHVIYNGIDLNQYQKTPNTEALTKYGVDITKPYVLFVGRITRQKGVTHLVDAIRYLPPGTQVVLCAGAPDTPEIAAEMRAKVEALRRETPGSHPTGKENHTPPGVEPEGHSIATGDPTGTGHNVVWIEQMVTKEEAIQLYSHCAVFACPSVYEPFGIINLEAMACKAPVVATATGGILEVVVEGETGHLVPFKPDPKTTFPIDEDQFARDLAAPIAALLADPARAKKLGEAGRKRVEDHFAWSAIADQTIALYETLIAKK; encoded by the coding sequence ATGCGCGTAGGCCTCATGACCCGCGAGTACCCACCAAACGTCTACGGCGGAGCAGGCGTCCACGTCGAATACCTCTCCCTTGAACTAGCCAAAAAGATCGAAGTCGAAGTCCACTGCTGGGGCACCCAGAACGAAGATTCCGGCAACCTCCACGTCCGCGGCGACGAGCCGCCCCCCCAGATCACCGGCGACACCAAAGCCAAGTTCAAAGCCGCCATCGACGCCTTCGCCCTCAACCTCTCCCAGATGAAGTCCCTCGCCGAAATCGACATCGTCCACACCCACACCTGGTACGTCTCCATGGCCGGCTTTCTGGCCAAAAAACTCTATGGCATCCCCTTCGTCCTCACCACCCATTCGCTCGAGCCCCTCCGCGCCTGGAAGGCCGAGCAGCTCGGCTCCGGATACGCCCTCAGCTCCTGGATGGAGCGCACCGCCATCCTCGATGCCGACGCCATCATCGCCGTCTCCAACGGCACCAAGGCCGACATCATCACCGCCTACCCCAACGTCGACCCCGCCCGCATCCACGTCATCTACAACGGCATCGACCTCAACCAATATCAAAAGACCCCCAACACCGAAGCCCTCACCAAGTACGGCGTCGACATCACCAAGCCCTACGTCCTCTTCGTAGGCCGCATCACCCGCCAGAAGGGCGTCACCCATCTCGTCGACGCCATCCGTTACCTTCCCCCCGGCACCCAGGTCGTCCTCTGCGCCGGAGCCCCGGACACCCCTGAAATCGCCGCCGAGATGCGTGCCAAGGTCGAAGCCCTCCGCCGCGAAACCCCCGGCAGCCACCCCACCGGCAAGGAAAATCACACGCCCCCCGGCGTCGAGCCCGAAGGCCACAGCATCGCCACCGGCGACCCCACCGGCACCGGCCACAACGTCGTCTGGATCGAGCAGATGGTCACCAAAGAAGAGGCCATCCAGCTCTACAGCCACTGCGCCGTCTTCGCCTGCCCCTCGGTCTACGAGCCCTTCGGCATCATCAACCTGGAAGCCATGGCCTGCAAAGCACCCGTAGTGGCCACCGCCACCGGAGGCATCCTGGAAGTCGTCGTCGAAGGCGAAACCGGCCACCTCGTCCCCTTCAAGCCCGACCCCAAGACCACCTTCCCCATAGACGAAGACCAGTTCGCAAGAGACCTCGCCGCCCCCATAGCCGCTCTCCTGGCCGACCCCGCCCGAGCCAAAAAACTAGGAGAAGCCGGCCGCAAGCGAGTAGAAGACCACTTCGCCTGGTCCGCCATAGCAGACCAAACCATAGCCCTCTACGAAACCCTCATAGCCAAAAAGTAG
- a CDS encoding DUF3309 family protein, with amino-acid sequence MLILLIILIIVFGFGGFRMGPGLGYYGGGGLSLILTIVLILLLLKVI; translated from the coding sequence ATGCTTATTCTCCTCATCATTCTCATCATCGTCTTCGGCTTCGGTGGTTTTCGCATGGGCCCCGGCCTGGGTTACTATGGCGGCGGCGGTCTCTCACTCATTCTCACCATCGTTCTCATCCTCCTCCTGCTCAAAGTCATCTAG
- a CDS encoding polyprenyl synthetase family protein, giving the protein MDSHTDVKHLLKAGATLTDAALERLLPAPDTLPHSIHRAMRHSTFAGGKRLRPILALEAARMVSGGTLTPALETAAAELGAALEMIHTYSLIHDDLPALDNDDLRRGQPTCHVVFGEATAILAGDALQTLAFQTIANLHAPAATVVSILREVSAAVATGVGSVGDLHTSLPPGMIGGQVMDIESEGVKPTAELVEAIHRAKTGALITVSVVAGGLLGLGDQPSTTHDTIARLRTFGQKAGLAFQIVDDVLDMTQDSAQLGKTAGKDTATDKATWPAVFGIPQSIHDAEELIADAFAALARFAETAAPLKALANFLTERKN; this is encoded by the coding sequence ATGGACTCCCACACTGACGTAAAGCATCTCCTCAAGGCCGGTGCCACCCTCACCGACGCCGCTCTCGAGCGCCTCCTCCCCGCACCCGACACGCTCCCCCACTCCATCCACCGCGCCATGCGCCACTCCACCTTCGCCGGCGGCAAGCGCCTCCGGCCCATCCTCGCCCTTGAAGCCGCACGCATGGTCTCCGGCGGCACCCTCACCCCCGCACTCGAAACCGCCGCCGCAGAGCTAGGCGCGGCCCTCGAGATGATCCACACCTACTCCCTCATCCACGACGACCTCCCCGCTCTGGACAACGACGACCTCCGCCGCGGCCAGCCCACCTGCCATGTCGTCTTCGGAGAAGCCACCGCCATCCTCGCCGGCGACGCCCTCCAGACCCTGGCCTTCCAGACCATAGCCAACCTCCACGCCCCCGCAGCAACCGTCGTCTCCATCCTCCGCGAAGTAAGCGCAGCCGTAGCCACCGGCGTAGGCTCCGTAGGCGACCTCCACACCTCCCTCCCCCCCGGCATGATCGGCGGCCAGGTCATGGACATCGAATCCGAAGGCGTCAAGCCCACCGCCGAGTTAGTCGAAGCCATCCACCGCGCCAAAACCGGAGCCCTCATCACCGTCAGCGTAGTAGCCGGTGGCCTCCTCGGCCTGGGCGATCAACCCTCGACAACCCACGACACCATAGCCCGCCTCCGCACCTTCGGCCAGAAGGCCGGCCTCGCCTTCCAGATCGTAGACGACGTCCTCGACATGACCCAGGACTCAGCCCAACTCGGCAAGACCGCCGGCAAGGACACCGCCACCGACAAGGCCACCTGGCCCGCCGTCTTCGGCATCCCCCAATCCATCCACGACGCAGAAGAACTCATAGCCGACGCCTTCGCCGCCCTGGCCCGTTTCGCCGAAACCGCAGCCCCCCTCAAGGCCCTCGCCAATTTCCTAACCGAACGCAAAAACTAG
- a CDS encoding DNRLRE domain-containing protein, whose product MRRMGWGCWLGLLVVLFVVGSRAAHGAQATLVADAHVNAARPAVNSGAISNVNVGGGYTGLFQFDLSLLPVGTTSAQISRAVLRLYVNQVTTGGLVSLQPLTSGWAEYGVTYQTVPGMGSAAQVFTVSQAGAYVAVDVTALVQGWVSAPVTNFGFALTAGTAAVQFDSKENDLTAHGAALEIGIVSQGPQGIQGVAGSVGPAGPVGLQGLAGVAGPQGLPGVAGVAGPVGAIGPVGPAGVAGAQGVAGPSGPVGGVGPVGAAGAPGLVYQGAYGSTTTMRWGMLWCFRGRAMRL is encoded by the coding sequence ATGCGGCGTATGGGCTGGGGCTGCTGGCTCGGGCTGTTGGTTGTGCTATTTGTAGTGGGGAGCAGGGCTGCGCATGGGGCACAGGCGACGCTGGTCGCGGATGCGCATGTGAATGCTGCTCGTCCGGCGGTGAATAGCGGTGCGATCTCCAATGTGAATGTGGGGGGCGGGTATACGGGGTTGTTTCAGTTCGATCTGAGTCTGCTGCCGGTGGGGACTACCTCCGCGCAGATCTCACGGGCGGTGCTGCGGCTTTATGTGAACCAGGTGACGACGGGCGGGCTAGTGAGTCTGCAGCCGCTGACCTCCGGCTGGGCGGAGTATGGGGTGACGTACCAGACGGTGCCGGGGATGGGGAGCGCGGCGCAGGTGTTTACGGTCTCGCAGGCGGGGGCGTATGTGGCGGTGGATGTGACGGCGCTGGTGCAGGGGTGGGTGTCGGCTCCGGTGACTAATTTTGGGTTTGCGCTGACGGCGGGGACGGCTGCGGTGCAGTTTGATTCGAAGGAGAATGATCTGACGGCGCATGGGGCTGCGTTGGAGATCGGGATTGTGTCGCAGGGGCCGCAGGGAATTCAAGGAGTGGCTGGGAGTGTGGGGCCTGCTGGGCCGGTTGGGCTGCAGGGGCTGGCGGGGGTTGCGGGACCGCAGGGTCTGCCTGGGGTGGCTGGAGTTGCGGGACCGGTTGGGGCGATAGGGCCGGTGGGACCGGCGGGAGTTGCGGGGGCGCAGGGTGTTGCGGGGCCTTCGGGGCCGGTTGGAGGGGTTGGGCCTGTGGGGGCTGCGGGTGCGCCGGGGTTGGTCTATCAGGGGGCTTATGGTTCGACTACGACTATGCGCTGGGGGATGTTGTGGTGTTTCAGGGGGCGAGCTATGCGTCTTTGA
- a CDS encoding collagen-like protein, producing the protein MFQGASYASLTGANHGNTPGASPAFWGVLTAPGPQGAAGVAGPQGPVGAQGLLGPVGPPGERGDQGLQGIAGQAGAQGLTGATGAQGLSGPAGPQGVPGPVGVTYRGSYSFVTNYALADGVSYGGASYVSLVSSNHGNTPDQSPQAWGLFAAGGSVGAAGSAGPAGPVGPQGQQGQQGFTGAAGVAGVAGPVGPAGLNYLGVYSSTANYAVADAVNYGGATYVSLVAGNHGNTPGLSPDDWQAIAAQGTAGAAGKDGSPGLVYQGGYASAHTYGLNDAVSYLGGSYISLAAGNTGNTPSLAPAFWGVLSAQGAAGAVGATGASGKDGSVGVAGPAGAIGPAGPAGIAGAAGINFRGGWNGGTHYSVNDGVTFGGATYLAQSSSMNVEPDADASVWAVLAAAGGAGATGASGPAGAGATVQVGTVTTGAAGTAASVMNSGTSSAAVLNFVIPQGASGSGGGGGGSAAASTSGIPFASMYHSVSYAALYYSVNNGSQAATETAAVLSWSPGGCSATTLTVFSEQSGTIAVTLRAGATPATMANTSLSCTVGQGQSCTANGLATVPVGGFVDLMVTQADGTPSPVWSAVSCN; encoded by the coding sequence GTGTTTCAGGGGGCGAGCTATGCGTCTTTGACCGGGGCGAATCATGGGAATACTCCGGGGGCGAGTCCCGCTTTCTGGGGGGTGCTGACTGCGCCGGGGCCGCAAGGGGCGGCGGGTGTCGCGGGGCCGCAGGGGCCTGTGGGGGCGCAGGGTTTGCTGGGGCCGGTGGGACCGCCGGGCGAGCGAGGGGATCAGGGATTGCAGGGGATCGCGGGGCAGGCTGGGGCGCAGGGTCTGACGGGTGCGACGGGGGCGCAGGGGTTGTCCGGGCCGGCAGGGCCTCAGGGGGTTCCGGGGCCGGTGGGAGTGACTTATCGGGGGAGCTACTCGTTTGTGACGAACTATGCGCTGGCGGATGGGGTTTCCTATGGGGGGGCGAGCTATGTGTCGCTGGTGAGCTCGAACCATGGGAATACTCCGGATCAGAGTCCGCAGGCGTGGGGATTGTTTGCGGCTGGGGGGAGTGTGGGGGCTGCGGGTTCGGCTGGTCCGGCGGGACCGGTGGGGCCGCAAGGGCAGCAGGGGCAGCAGGGGTTTACGGGGGCGGCGGGTGTGGCTGGAGTCGCGGGGCCTGTGGGACCTGCGGGGCTGAACTACCTGGGGGTGTACTCGTCAACGGCGAACTATGCGGTGGCGGATGCGGTGAATTATGGGGGTGCGACGTATGTGTCGCTGGTGGCGGGCAATCATGGGAATACGCCCGGGTTGAGCCCGGATGACTGGCAGGCGATTGCGGCGCAGGGGACGGCTGGGGCTGCGGGGAAGGATGGGTCGCCGGGGCTGGTTTATCAGGGGGGATATGCATCCGCGCATACGTACGGGTTGAACGATGCGGTGAGCTATCTGGGTGGGAGTTACATCTCGCTGGCGGCGGGGAATACGGGGAATACGCCTTCGCTGGCTCCGGCCTTCTGGGGGGTGCTGTCGGCGCAGGGGGCGGCTGGAGCGGTTGGGGCTACGGGTGCGAGTGGTAAGGATGGGTCGGTGGGGGTGGCGGGGCCTGCGGGGGCGATTGGGCCGGCGGGGCCTGCCGGGATTGCAGGGGCGGCGGGGATCAACTTTCGTGGGGGTTGGAATGGTGGGACGCACTATTCGGTGAACGATGGTGTGACGTTTGGGGGGGCTACCTATCTGGCGCAATCGAGCAGCATGAATGTGGAGCCGGATGCGGATGCGAGTGTTTGGGCGGTGCTTGCTGCTGCGGGTGGGGCGGGGGCTACCGGGGCTTCCGGGCCTGCGGGGGCGGGGGCTACGGTTCAGGTGGGGACTGTGACGACGGGGGCTGCGGGGACGGCGGCGAGTGTGATGAACTCCGGGACCAGCTCTGCGGCGGTGCTGAACTTTGTGATTCCGCAGGGGGCTTCGGGGTCGGGCGGCGGTGGCGGTGGGAGTGCGGCGGCTTCGACGAGTGGGATTCCGTTTGCTTCGATGTATCACTCGGTTTCATATGCGGCGCTGTACTACTCGGTGAATAACGGGAGCCAAGCCGCTACGGAGACGGCGGCGGTGCTTTCGTGGAGTCCGGGGGGGTGCTCAGCTACGACCTTGACGGTGTTTTCTGAGCAAAGCGGGACGATTGCGGTGACGCTCAGGGCGGGGGCAACGCCCGCAACGATGGCGAATACGAGCTTGAGCTGCACGGTGGGGCAGGGGCAGAGTTGCACGGCGAATGGGTTGGCAACGGTGCCGGTGGGCGGGTTCGTGGACCTGATGGTGACGCAGGCGGATGGGACGCCTTCTCCGGTTTGGAGCGCGGTGAGTTGCAATTAG
- a CDS encoding glycoside hydrolase family 88/105 protein, with translation MNMGCKWWVLGVMACVVAGAEVPDKRAAQETAAMAATVRAEWPNGIITTLKSPGAWTYEEGVVLDGMAAEWRQSKDAKDFAYIKAAVDKYVSADGVIHVNPSGAVFETGGHTLDNIEMGRAVLMVYRTTHELRYQRAAEFLHEQLAVQPRTASGGYWHKQIYPNQMWLDGAYMAEPFRAEYAATFGIEHEFGDIAKQFLLMDEHMRDPKTGLPRHGWDESKKMPWADPQTGLSPEVWARALGWYAMALVDTLEWFPEDHPKRAALVADLNRTMAAVVKYQDESGTWWQVMDKGGAKGNFAEASASCMFVYALERGVRKGYLPAKPYEAAALKGWQGIQKAFVRPEADGHVVLTTTVKAAGLGGKPYRSGTYEYYVGEAVGDNDAKGVGAYLLAGSEMRHARAEMGR, from the coding sequence ATGAATATGGGCTGCAAATGGTGGGTGTTGGGTGTGATGGCGTGCGTGGTGGCGGGGGCTGAGGTGCCGGATAAGAGGGCGGCGCAGGAGACAGCGGCGATGGCGGCTACGGTAAGGGCGGAGTGGCCGAATGGGATTATTACTACGCTGAAGTCGCCGGGGGCGTGGACGTATGAGGAGGGGGTGGTGCTCGACGGGATGGCTGCGGAGTGGCGGCAGAGCAAGGACGCAAAGGACTTTGCGTATATCAAGGCGGCGGTGGACAAGTATGTCAGCGCGGATGGGGTCATCCATGTGAATCCGAGTGGGGCGGTGTTCGAGACTGGGGGGCATACGCTGGACAACATTGAAATGGGGCGGGCGGTGCTGATGGTGTATCGGACGACGCATGAGCTGAGGTACCAGAGGGCGGCGGAGTTTCTGCACGAGCAGCTTGCAGTGCAGCCGAGGACGGCGAGCGGCGGGTACTGGCATAAACAGATCTATCCGAATCAGATGTGGCTCGATGGGGCTTATATGGCGGAGCCGTTTCGGGCGGAGTATGCGGCTACGTTTGGGATCGAGCACGAGTTTGGGGATATTGCGAAGCAGTTCCTGTTGATGGACGAGCATATGCGCGATCCGAAGACGGGGCTGCCGCGGCATGGGTGGGATGAATCGAAGAAGATGCCGTGGGCCGATCCACAGACGGGGCTGAGCCCGGAGGTTTGGGCTCGGGCGCTGGGCTGGTATGCGATGGCGCTGGTGGATACGCTGGAGTGGTTTCCGGAGGATCATCCAAAGCGGGCGGCGTTGGTGGCCGATCTGAACCGGACGATGGCGGCGGTGGTGAAGTACCAGGATGAGAGCGGGACGTGGTGGCAGGTGATGGATAAGGGTGGGGCAAAGGGGAACTTTGCGGAGGCTTCGGCGTCGTGCATGTTTGTGTATGCGCTGGAGCGTGGGGTGCGGAAGGGGTATCTGCCTGCGAAGCCTTATGAGGCTGCGGCTCTGAAGGGGTGGCAGGGGATTCAGAAGGCTTTTGTGCGTCCGGAGGCGGACGGGCATGTGGTGCTGACGACGACGGTGAAGGCGGCGGGGCTGGGGGGCAAGCCTTATCGGTCAGGGACGTATGAGTACTATGTGGGGGAGGCGGTGGGGGATAACGACGCTAAGGGAGTGGGGGCTTATTTGTTGGCGGGGTCGGAGATGAGGCATGCGCGGGCGGAGATGGGGCGGTAG
- a CDS encoding Hpt domain-containing protein translates to MSPAIQAQTNSLLTGMWNRNIPLMRARLETLDRAVEAARSGSPDPALYQSAVDIAHKLAGSLGMFGFARGTDLARELEAALESHAASTQRLELLVSDLRATIFPNS, encoded by the coding sequence ATGTCACCAGCCATCCAAGCGCAGACAAACTCCCTCCTCACAGGAATGTGGAACCGCAACATCCCCCTGATGCGCGCTCGCCTTGAAACCCTCGATCGCGCCGTAGAAGCCGCCCGCTCAGGCTCGCCCGATCCAGCCCTCTACCAGAGCGCAGTCGATATAGCCCACAAGCTCGCCGGCTCCCTCGGCATGTTCGGCTTCGCCCGAGGCACAGACCTCGCCCGAGAGCTCGAAGCCGCACTAGAATCCCACGCCGCCTCCACCCAGCGCCTGGAACTCCTCGTCTCCGACCTCCGCGCCACCATCTTCCCCAACTCCTAG
- a CDS encoding response regulator, whose protein sequence is MRRVLIIDDEDDIREVAALSLEATANWTILTASSGREGMAVAAAEKPDAILMDVMMPGMDGPTTFKQLQLNPLTARIPVVLLTAKVQGVDQRRFAGLGVAAVLFKPFDPLTLAAQISEALGWQE, encoded by the coding sequence ATGCGCCGTGTGCTGATCATTGACGATGAAGATGACATCCGCGAAGTGGCGGCGCTTTCGCTCGAAGCAACCGCAAACTGGACCATCCTCACCGCCAGCTCCGGCCGAGAAGGCATGGCGGTCGCCGCAGCGGAAAAGCCCGATGCCATCCTCATGGATGTCATGATGCCCGGCATGGACGGCCCCACCACCTTCAAGCAGCTTCAACTCAACCCTCTCACCGCCCGTATTCCCGTCGTTCTCCTCACCGCCAAGGTCCAGGGCGTAGATCAGCGCCGCTTCGCCGGCCTCGGTGTCGCCGCAGTCCTCTTCAAGCCATTCGACCCCCTCACCCTCGCCGCACAAATCTCAGAAGCACTGGGTTGGCAGGAATAA
- a CDS encoding ATP-binding response regulator: protein MSLATLYTLGSIGSCVLICVFLGVTLLRAKREINRLRSELQEASEQQRSKDSLLTQRSELDTIKDEFISTVSHELRTPLTSIRGALGLLSAGMMGEVDAKAQNLLRIAVTNTDRLIRLINDILDLERMESGRAPLHVRRCSLRDLVQQSVETMTPMAQTAQVELTLALLSPPEGMYFDGDPDRILQILTNLLSNAIKFSPAQSIVTIQVEADLDSVLVRVADQGRGIPLEKLDTIFDRFQQVEASDARQKGGTGLGLAICRTIVLQHNGSIWAESNESHQRGPGATLLVSLPRTSRAQDGAATPRQITTSSLPPSGDGMIILCDDDAHIRAIVGEHLSQQGYSVLEADCGEKAIELAAANDVSAILLDLNMPGMSGWETLQRLKHSPATANVPVVILSVLSSGSSPAGGHKVSAAAQGWVQKPFNEHILLAELSRVLHTGEGPAHVLLVEDDLDLAAVVIAGFEEANVRVDHASTRQQAMEHCQLSRPDLLILDLHLPDGSGFSLVDWLRQQPELRSLPLVVYSGQEVSEGEMSQLRLGPTQFLTKAKIQPKEVEQLVLSIVQRLRVPDETLREVFD from the coding sequence ATGAGCTTGGCGACCCTATACACTCTCGGCAGCATCGGCTCTTGCGTCCTCATCTGCGTTTTCCTGGGCGTAACGCTTCTCCGCGCCAAACGCGAGATCAATCGCCTGCGCAGTGAACTCCAGGAGGCCTCGGAGCAGCAGCGCAGCAAAGACTCCCTCCTCACCCAGCGCTCAGAACTCGACACCATCAAGGACGAGTTCATCTCCACCGTCTCCCACGAGCTCCGCACCCCGCTCACCAGCATCCGCGGAGCCCTGGGCCTGCTCTCCGCCGGCATGATGGGGGAAGTCGATGCCAAGGCCCAGAACCTCCTGCGCATCGCCGTCACCAATACAGACCGTCTCATCCGTCTGATTAACGACATACTCGATCTTGAGCGCATGGAATCCGGCCGCGCTCCCCTCCACGTCCGCCGCTGCTCCCTCCGTGACCTTGTCCAGCAGTCCGTCGAGACCATGACCCCCATGGCCCAGACCGCACAGGTCGAACTTACCCTCGCCCTGCTCTCCCCGCCTGAGGGCATGTACTTCGATGGCGACCCGGACCGCATCCTCCAGATCCTCACCAATCTCCTCTCCAACGCCATCAAGTTCTCCCCCGCCCAGAGCATCGTCACCATCCAGGTTGAAGCCGACCTAGACTCCGTTCTCGTCCGCGTCGCCGATCAGGGCCGCGGAATCCCGCTTGAAAAGCTCGACACCATCTTCGATCGCTTCCAGCAGGTCGAAGCCTCGGACGCCCGCCAGAAAGGCGGCACCGGCCTCGGTCTCGCCATCTGCCGCACCATCGTCCTCCAGCACAACGGCTCCATCTGGGCGGAATCGAACGAGTCTCACCAGCGCGGCCCCGGCGCCACCCTCCTCGTCTCGCTCCCCCGCACCAGCCGCGCCCAGGACGGCGCAGCCACTCCCCGCCAGATCACCACCTCTTCCCTCCCGCCCAGCGGCGATGGCATGATCATCCTCTGCGACGACGACGCCCACATCCGCGCCATCGTCGGCGAGCACCTCAGCCAGCAGGGCTACTCCGTCCTCGAAGCGGATTGCGGCGAAAAAGCCATCGAACTCGCCGCCGCCAACGATGTCTCCGCCATCCTGCTCGACCTCAACATGCCCGGCATGAGCGGCTGGGAGACTCTCCAGCGCCTCAAGCACTCCCCAGCCACCGCCAACGTACCCGTCGTCATACTCTCCGTGCTCTCCTCCGGAAGCTCCCCCGCTGGTGGCCACAAGGTTTCCGCCGCAGCTCAGGGCTGGGTCCAGAAGCCCTTCAACGAGCACATCCTCCTCGCGGAACTCTCCCGCGTCCTCCACACCGGGGAAGGCCCTGCCCACGTCCTCCTCGTTGAAGATGACCTTGACCTCGCCGCCGTCGTCATCGCCGGCTTTGAAGAGGCCAACGTCCGCGTCGACCACGCCAGCACCCGCCAGCAGGCCATGGAACACTGCCAGCTCTCGCGCCCCGATCTCCTCATCCTTGACCTGCACCTGCCCGACGGCAGCGGCTTCTCCCTCGTCGACTGGCTCCGCCAGCAGCCCGAGCTCAGAAGCCTCCCCCTCGTCGTCTACTCCGGCCAGGAGGTCTCGGAGGGCGAGATGTCCCAGCTCCGCCTCGGCCCCACCCAGTTCCTCACCAAGGCCAAAATTCAGCCCAAAGAAGTCGAGCAGCTCGTCCTCAGCATCGTCCAGCGTCTTCGTGTACCAGATGAAACACTCCGCGAAGTCTTCGACTAG
- a CDS encoding 1,9-bis(guanidino)-5-aza-nonane synthase, which translates to MPTKEELLKAPIQHVDIKQHNVVPLVEAMAHMAYSARDTARAADIYDMMLRDTDCGVILCLAGSLISAGLKTLFVDLIRNNMVDAIVSTGANIVDQDFFEALGYKHYIAGDEYKYGAGDADLRELMIDRIYDTFIDEAELRVCDDTIREITDSLTPRAYSSREFIQAMGKYLVDKGRTPAAGNDDSIILACYEKNIPIFVPAFSDCSAGFGLCAHQHARQGKPVVSIDSAKDFYEITKLKIANPVTGLFMVGGGTPKNFAQDIVVAAEILGDDAPMHKYAIQITVADARDGALSGSTLKEASSWGKVDLTYEQMVFSEATLALPLIAGYAFHKKGYLARQGKNFAEILDQVAVSA; encoded by the coding sequence ATGCCCACAAAAGAAGAACTCCTCAAAGCCCCCATTCAGCACGTCGACATCAAGCAGCACAACGTAGTTCCGCTCGTCGAAGCCATGGCCCACATGGCCTACTCCGCACGCGACACCGCGCGCGCAGCCGATATCTACGACATGATGCTCCGTGACACCGACTGCGGCGTCATCCTCTGCCTCGCCGGCTCCCTCATCTCCGCCGGCCTCAAGACCCTCTTCGTCGACCTCATCCGCAACAACATGGTCGACGCCATCGTCTCCACCGGAGCCAACATCGTCGATCAGGACTTCTTTGAAGCCCTCGGCTACAAGCACTACATCGCCGGTGACGAGTACAAGTACGGCGCAGGCGACGCAGATCTCCGCGAGCTCATGATCGACCGTATCTACGACACCTTCATCGATGAAGCCGAGCTCCGCGTCTGCGACGACACCATCCGCGAGATCACCGACTCCCTCACGCCCCGCGCCTACTCCAGCCGCGAGTTCATCCAGGCCATGGGCAAGTACCTCGTAGACAAGGGCCGCACCCCCGCCGCAGGCAACGACGACTCCATCATCCTCGCCTGTTACGAAAAGAACATCCCCATCTTCGTCCCGGCCTTCTCGGACTGCTCCGCCGGCTTCGGTCTCTGCGCCCACCAGCACGCCCGCCAGGGCAAGCCGGTCGTCTCCATTGACTCCGCCAAGGACTTCTACGAGATCACCAAGCTCAAGATCGCCAATCCCGTCACAGGCCTCTTCATGGTCGGCGGCGGCACACCCAAGAACTTCGCGCAGGACATCGTCGTAGCCGCGGAGATCCTCGGCGACGACGCCCCCATGCACAAGTACGCCATCCAGATCACAGTCGCGGACGCCCGTGACGGCGCGCTCTCCGGATCGACCCTCAAGGAAGCAAGCTCCTGGGGCAAGGTCGATCTCACCTATGAACAGATGGTCTTCTCCGAAGCCACTCTCGCCCTCCCGCTCATCGCCGGATACGCCTTCCACAAGAAGGGGTATCTAGCCAGACAAGGCAAGAACTTCGCTGAGATCCTCGACCAGGTCGCCGTCTCAGCGTAA